Within the Thermostichus lividus PCC 6715 genome, the region CGGGTTTTCACCACAAGGTGCTGTCGCTCAGGGGTGGAGAGGTTAGGGTAGTCTGCGTAGGCGGCAGCGGTCTGTTGCCAGCGATCGCGCACCTGAGTTGGCAGGTGTTGCAGCGGGGCTTGACTGAGTTCTTGGTGTAAATATTCGCTAAAGCGGGAGGTCTTACCCTGCAAATTACAAAAGCCCCGCTCGGTTTCAATGGCAAGGGCGCGTTGTAAGCGTGGCCAATCCAGTGACACCGAGGGTCTCCTTACGCTAGTCCGCGGCATCCTGAAAATGGTTGGCTTCGTTGGCTTTCCACGTCTGCCACCAGACACGGCTGGCTTTCAGGGTCAGGTACTGGCGCTGTTTTTTATGCAGTTGCTGTTGCAGGCTGGCCAACCGGGATTCCAGTTCGCGAATCTGACTGCGCTGATGAGCAAGGGAGGGGTGCTGAAACTCTAACTCCTCCAACTGGAGATAGATGGCTGCTATTGGATGAGGGGCCGGGTTTGCACTCTTGTCTTCAGTGTTCGCGTTCTCCTGCGTTTGTTGCTCCTCCAGCATCATCGTGAGCAGATGGGGAATGCGACCCAAAGGACGATTTTCGGCCTTACTGGCAATATCTAGGATGACGGCAATGGGGGCAGGGGGCAAAATTGCGGCACGTTGCAATAGGTGATTCATCTTGAGAGAGCCGCGGTACAGGGTTTTGCTGAGTTTCTTCTGTAGGGAGTCGTCCGGGGCGATAGAATCCTCAGCCTCATCCTCGGAGTCATCGGGCACTGCCGCTGCAGATTCCTCGCCTGCGTCCTCTTGGGCTGACGCTTCCTGCTGGTGCGGCTGAAGGCGCAGAATCGCTGCTTCTAGGCTCAGGGCAAGCTGATAAATACGCTGTTGCAACTGTTGGCGATCGCCCTCCTCAAGAGTTAGAAACTGCTCAGGAAACACTTGGGTGCACACTTGGTAGCTAACAGTAATAAGCTGCTGACGGGCGATCGGAGCTAGTACCTGAAGGTATGCATCATAGAGGTGGCGCATTTCTTGGAGGGTACCCATCAGCAGCCCCTGCAGAGCCAGTACTTCCTGTTCAACGGTTTCTAAACTTCCAGACATAGACCTCCACTGTTCGCTAGCGTGCGAGGGGACATCCCCATAGCCATCTCCCAGACGAAAACTATTAAAGACTATTAATATTAATATCTTGGCAAGATACTCCCCTGATAGGCCAACCAGAGGAGTATCGTAGCAGCATTGACAACGTAGTCAGCTAGCGAGCCTTGGCTAAATGCAGCACAGCCCCCAAGCCCGCACCCATATCTTCGGGTGTGACTTTACCGTCATGATTGGCATCAAGGGCATCAAACACCGCATCGGTGCCTAACCACTCTTCGCGGGTAATAATTCCATCACCATCCAGATCGTAAACATGAAACAGCTCCTCTGCCGCATGGGTCAGGGTCGATTCCCCTTCGAGTCGTGCCAGTCGTTGCGACAGTAAGTCTTCTAAGGTTTCTAATGCCTTCGTAAAGCCCTTAATTCCCTCATCCAGCTTTTCACTAGCCATCGCATCAGCGGCATGCATTTGGGCAAACGTCACCTCATCCATCGTCAGTTTCTCAATGGTGAGACTAGCGGCAGTCGCTGGGTCGAGCTTGCGGGGTAACTCGCCGTTGGTGCTCTGCAATTCCTGTAGCAGAGCCGGAGAAATGGTCAGTAAATCGCAGCCTGCTAGCTCAGTAATTTCGCCAATGTTACGGAAACTAGCGCCCATGACTTCAGTGGCATAACCAAACTTCTTGTAGTAGTTATAGATTCGGGTGACAGAAATCACCCCCGGATCCTCGCTGGGCGGATAGTCCTTGCCGGTTTTTTTCTTATACCAATCCAGAATGCGACCCACAAAGGGGGAAATTAAGGTGACACCCGCTTCAGCGCAGGCCACCGCCTGATGTAGCCCAAACAGCAGGGTGAGGTTACAGTGAATCCCTTCTTTTTCTAGCGTTTCTGCGGCGCGAATCCCCTCCCACGTTGAGGCAATTTTAATCAGAACGCGATCGCGCCCTACCCCCGCGGCTTCGTACTGGGCAATGAGATCCCGGGCTTTAGCTACGGTTGCCGCTGTATCGTAGGACAGTCGGGCATCCACTTCTGTCGAGACCCGACCGGGAATAATGTTTAAAATTTTTAGCCCAAAGGCCACGGCTAAGCGGTCAACGGCAAGGGAGACGACCTCCTTTGCGGTGGCTCCAGACCCTAGGTGCTCTTTTGCCTTGAGTAGGGTCTCATCAACAATCGGCTGATATTCGGCCATCTGAGCGGCGGCGGTAATCAACGAGGGATTAGTGGTCGCATCGCGGGGGGTAAATTTTTCAATGGCCAAAATGTCTCCGGTATCTGCAACCACGACCGTCATTTTTCGTAACTGTTCTAGCAGGTTCATGAGACAGGCATCCCAAACGTGTCTCTTTTATCTTAGTGCGCCACCTCAAGACCCCGTTGCTCTCCTGCAGCTCGGCATTCCCATCCGTCGCAGCCGATATAATGCCGATATAATAAAGTGATCCACATTTTTTGTTTCTCTCTTAACCCTTATGAGTCGCGGCACCCTCTTTGATAAAGTTTGGCAGCAGCACACGGTGGGCACCTTACCCTCGGGGCAGACCCAGTTGTTTATCGGCCTGCACCTCATCCACGAGGTCACCAGCCCCCAAGCCTTTGCCATGCTGCGGGAGCGAGGATTAAAGGTGTTGTACCCCCAGCGGACGGTGGCAACGGTGGATCACATTGTGCCGACGGACAGCCTCGCACGACCGTTGCAGGACGCCCTAGCAGAGGAGATGCTCCAAGCCCTTGAGGCCAACTGCCGCGAGCACGGCATTCCCTTTTTTGGCATTGGCTCCGGGCGGCAGGGGATTGTGCATGTGATTGCCCCAGAGCAGGGGTTGACCCAGCCGGGGATGACCATTGCCTGCGGGGATAGCCACACCTCAACCCACGGTGCCTTTGGGGCGATCGCCTTCGGTATTGGCACCAGTCAAGTTCGTGATGTGTTAGCCACCCAAACCTTGGCACTGAATAAGCTCAAGGTGCGCAAGGTGGAGGTCAACGGCACCCTCGCGCCTGGGGTGTATGCTAAAGATGTCATTTTGCACCTGATCCGTCACCTAGGCGTCAATGGTGGGGTAGGCTATGCCTACGAGTTTGCTGGCACCACCGTTGCCCAAATGTCGATGGAAGAGCGGATGACCGTCTGTAATATGGCCATTGAGGGGGGGGCGCGCTGCGGCTATATCAATCCCGATGAAACCACGTTTGCCTATCTCAAGGGTCGTCCCTTTGCCCCCCAAGGGGAGGCTTGGGAGACAGCGGTAGCGTGGTGGCGATCGCTGCGCACTGAGGTGGATGCCGAGTACGATGATGTGGTGGTCTTTGATGCAGCCACCATTGCCCCAACCGTCACTTGGGGGATTACTCCAGGGCAGGGGGTTGCTGTGGACGAAACCTTACCCAGCTTAGAGATGCTGCCGGAGTCAGAGCGAGGCATTGCCCAAGAAGCCTATGATTATATGGGTTTACAGCCCGGTCAGCCTATCCGTGGCACCAAAGTCGATGTCTGTTTTATTGGCAGTTGTACCAATGGTCGGATCAGCGATCTGCGGGAAGCCGCCAAAGTCCTAGAAGGACGCAAAGTCAAGCCCGGGGTCAAGGCCTTTGTGGTGCCCGGTTCTGAGCGCGTCAAAGCCCAAGCGGAAGCTGAGGGGCTAGATACCATCTTTGAAGCAGCAGGGTTTGAATGGCGTAATCCCGGCTGCTCGATGTGTTTGGCCATGAACCCCGATAAACTCCAAGGCCGGCAAGTGAGTGCCTCTTCCTCAAACCGTAACTTCAAGGGGCGGCAAGGCTCAGCCGCAGGGCGAACACTCTTGATGAGTCCCGCGATGGTGGCAGCAGCGGCAATTACTGGGGAAGTCACCGATGTGCGCCAATTTCTCTAGGGGCAATGGCACAATACAGTATAGGCGTTGTCTGCGTGCCCCATGAACCAACAAAATTTGCTTCAGCAATTGCTTCTCATCGGTGTTGGCACCACCTCCTTGGTGGCAGAAAAGTTACGCCAAGTCAGTGATCAGTGGGTAAAGGAAGGACGGCTCAATGCCGATCAAGCCAAGGCAATGGTGGATGACGTCCTCGCTCACCTCAAGGAGGATGCGGCCACCCTAGATGAAGCAGTTCAGCGGCAAACTCGCCAGTTCCTCGAAAGTTTGGGAGTGCCCCAACGGTCTGAACTGGATGAACTGCGCGGACGCATTGATCGCCTCGAACGAGATGTTAGGGAGTTAAAAAATCGCTCATGGTAGTTGTCCATCGTCCCCTGCGCCAACTGCTCTGTGGTATTGTCCTAGTAGTGGTATGGATGGTGATCGCGTTGCCAGCAATCGC harbors:
- a CDS encoding transaldolase, whose product is MNLLEQLRKMTVVVADTGDILAIEKFTPRDATTNPSLITAAAQMAEYQPIVDETLLKAKEHLGSGATAKEVVSLAVDRLAVAFGLKILNIIPGRVSTEVDARLSYDTAATVAKARDLIAQYEAAGVGRDRVLIKIASTWEGIRAAETLEKEGIHCNLTLLFGLHQAVACAEAGVTLISPFVGRILDWYKKKTGKDYPPSEDPGVISVTRIYNYYKKFGYATEVMGASFRNIGEITELAGCDLLTISPALLQELQSTNGELPRKLDPATAASLTIEKLTMDEVTFAQMHAADAMASEKLDEGIKGFTKALETLEDLLSQRLARLEGESTLTHAAEELFHVYDLDGDGIITREEWLGTDAVFDALDANHDGKVTPEDMGAGLGAVLHLAKAR
- the leuC gene encoding 3-isopropylmalate dehydratase large subunit, yielding MSRGTLFDKVWQQHTVGTLPSGQTQLFIGLHLIHEVTSPQAFAMLRERGLKVLYPQRTVATVDHIVPTDSLARPLQDALAEEMLQALEANCREHGIPFFGIGSGRQGIVHVIAPEQGLTQPGMTIACGDSHTSTHGAFGAIAFGIGTSQVRDVLATQTLALNKLKVRKVEVNGTLAPGVYAKDVILHLIRHLGVNGGVGYAYEFAGTTVAQMSMEERMTVCNMAIEGGARCGYINPDETTFAYLKGRPFAPQGEAWETAVAWWRSLRTEVDAEYDDVVVFDAATIAPTVTWGITPGQGVAVDETLPSLEMLPESERGIAQEAYDYMGLQPGQPIRGTKVDVCFIGSCTNGRISDLREAAKVLEGRKVKPGVKAFVVPGSERVKAQAEAEGLDTIFEAAGFEWRNPGCSMCLAMNPDKLQGRQVSASSSNRNFKGRQGSAAGRTLLMSPAMVAAAAITGEVTDVRQFL
- a CDS encoding phasin family protein, which translates into the protein MNQQNLLQQLLLIGVGTTSLVAEKLRQVSDQWVKEGRLNADQAKAMVDDVLAHLKEDAATLDEAVQRQTRQFLESLGVPQRSELDELRGRIDRLERDVRELKNRSW